A DNA window from Helianthus annuus cultivar XRQ/B chromosome 15, HanXRQr2.0-SUNRISE, whole genome shotgun sequence contains the following coding sequences:
- the LOC110912167 gene encoding gibberellin 20 oxidase 1-D: MAIDCIIQNPPTMPSLIEHQQTSLVFDALVLQHETNMPQQFIWPDHEKPNSQKSKELDVPTLDLGGFLSGHSGSVKEACRLVGEACENHGFFLVVNHGVDASLISDAQRYMDLFFELPLSKKLRAQRKVGESCGYASSFTERFSSKLPWKETLSFHFSAEENSYDIVEEYFKSRMGEEFVQLGKVYQDYCNAMSRLSLGIMELLGMSLGVSRSHFKEFFKDNNSIMRLNYYPPCQKPDLTLGTGPHCDPTSLTILHQDKVSGLEVFVENEWRSIAPDSNAFVVNIGDTFMALSNGRYKSCLHRAVVNNKSPRKSLAFFLCPKRDKVVSPPEELVDENNPRVYPDFTWSTFLEFTQKHYRADMNTLQAFSNWVQQKTSRT; encoded by the exons ATGGCAATAGATTGCATCATCCAGAATCCACCAACCATGCCTTCCCTCATAGAACACCAACAAACGTCACTAGTTTTTGATGCATTGGTCCTACAACATGAAACCAACATGCCCCAACAGTTCATATGGCCTGATCATGAGAAACCCAACTCCCAAAAGTCTAAGGAACTTGACGTTCCTACGTTAGACTTAGGAGGCTTCCTTTCTGGACACTCAGGTTCAGTCAAGGAAGCTTGCCGTCTCGTCGGTGAGGCTTGCGAAAACCATGGTTTTTTCCTAGTGGTCAACCATGGAGTCGATGCAAGCCTAATATCCGATGCTCAACGGTATATGGACTTATTTTTTGAGCTTCCGCTTTCGAAAAAACTAAGAGCTCAAAGAAAAGTTGGTGAGAGTTGTGGATATGCAAGCAGCTTCACCGAACGGTTCTCCTCTAAACTTCCTTGGAAAGAGACACTCTCTTTCCATTTCTCAGCCGAGGAGAACTCGTACGATATAGTTGAGGAATATTTCAAGAGCAGAATGGGCGAGGAATTCGTACAACTCGG GAAAGTTTATCAAGACTATTGCAATGCCATGAGTAGACTTTCACTTGGGATCATGGAGTTATTGGGGATGAGTCTTGGTGTGAGTCGAAGTCACTTCAAGGAGTTTTTTAAAGACAATAATTCGATAATGAGACTAAACTACTACCCACCATGTCAAAAACCAGACCTAACCTTAGGGACAGGGCCTCATTGTGATCCGACATCTTTGACAATACTACACCAAGATAAAGTCAGTGGACTAGAAGTGTTTGTGGAGAACGAGTGGCGTTCCATCGCACCCGATTCAAATGCTTTTGTTGTCAACATAGGTGACACATTCATG GCACTTTCAAATGGAAGATACAAAAGTTGCTTACATAGAGCTGTTGTAAACAACAAAAGTCCTAGAAAGTCACTTGCTTTCTTTCTATGTCCAAAGAGAGATAAGGTGGTGAGTCCACCAGAAGAATTGGTGGATGAAAACAACCCTAGGGTTTATCCAGATTTTACATGGTCTACCTTTCTTGAGTTCACCCAGAAGCATTACAGAGCTGACATGAACACCCTCCAAGCTTTCTCAAACTGGGTTCAACAGAAAACAAGTAGAACTTGA